Proteins encoded together in one Mycobacterium noviomagense window:
- a CDS encoding M24 family metallopeptidase: MTHSQRRGHLRDRIVTAGLDAMLVSDLVNVRYLSGFTGSNAALLVFADDRTPVLATDGRYRTQAAQQAPDLEIAIERACGRHLVRRAAAAGVRRLGFESHVVTVDGFDVLAAEAGTTELVRASGTVEALREVKDAGEVALLRLACEAADAALTDLIERGGLRPGRTEREVSRELENLMLDHGAEGVSFETIVAAGPNSAIPHHRPTDAVLAAGDFVKIDFGALVAGYHSDMTRTFVLGRAADWQQEIYQLVAAAQRAGREALRAGANLQDVDAAARQVIIDAGHGERFGHGLGHGVGLQIHEAPGINATAAGTLLAGSVVTVEPGVYLPDQGGVRIEDTLVVADETSGHTPELLTRFPKELAIV; the protein is encoded by the coding sequence GTGACACATTCCCAGCGCCGAGGCCATCTAAGGGATCGAATCGTTACCGCCGGGCTGGACGCGATGCTGGTCAGCGACTTGGTCAACGTGCGATACCTGTCCGGCTTCACCGGCTCGAACGCCGCGCTGCTGGTGTTTGCCGACGACCGGACTCCGGTGCTGGCCACCGACGGGCGCTACCGTACCCAGGCCGCGCAGCAGGCGCCCGATCTCGAGATCGCCATTGAGCGGGCCTGCGGACGTCACCTGGTGCGGCGAGCCGCGGCCGCCGGTGTGCGGCGCCTCGGTTTCGAAAGCCACGTGGTCACGGTCGACGGCTTCGACGTGCTGGCCGCAGAGGCGGGGACGACGGAGTTGGTGCGCGCCTCGGGCACGGTCGAGGCGCTGCGCGAGGTCAAGGACGCCGGCGAGGTGGCGCTGCTGCGGCTGGCCTGCGAGGCGGCCGACGCGGCGCTGACCGACTTGATCGAGCGCGGCGGCCTGCGGCCCGGCCGCACCGAGCGCGAGGTGAGCCGCGAACTGGAGAACCTGATGCTCGACCACGGCGCCGAAGGCGTGTCGTTCGAGACAATCGTGGCGGCCGGGCCGAATTCGGCCATCCCACACCATCGGCCCACTGACGCGGTGCTGGCCGCCGGCGACTTCGTCAAGATCGACTTCGGTGCGCTCGTCGCCGGCTACCACTCCGACATGACCCGCACCTTCGTGCTCGGCCGGGCCGCCGACTGGCAGCAGGAGATCTACCAACTGGTTGCCGCCGCACAGCGGGCCGGCCGCGAGGCGCTGCGGGCGGGGGCGAACCTGCAAGACGTGGATGCCGCGGCGCGCCAGGTGATTATCGACGCGGGCCACGGCGAACGCTTCGGCCACGGGCTGGGTCACGGGGTGGGCCTGCAGATCCACGAAGCGCCGGGGATCAACGCGACGGCCGCCGGTACACTACTTGCGGGCTCCGTCGTGACCGTGGAGCCCGGTGTCTATCTGCCCGACCAGGGTGGTGTCCGTATCGAGGACACCCTCGTCGTGGCTGACGAAACATCCGGACACACACCGGAATTGCTCACCCGGTTCCCCAAGGAACTGGCCATCGTGTAG
- a CDS encoding B-4DMT family transporter: MTNWRLRGLVFAAAMVVVRLLQGALINAFPTQAGLISIVLVLLLLIAALLWGLRDGRADASAEPDPDRRQDLAMTWLLAGLTAGIVSGAVVFVISLLYKGLYAGGLLNELTTFAAFTALLVFLPAMAGVAAGRWLIDRHAPPPPKHEHREDDTDVFDAVHEDETPTEGMATAKGHDQEQTAGGRTEERPSSVATAEGEEPTRAEPTQSDAEQTRRAPRSGDDQR, translated from the coding sequence ATGACTAACTGGAGGCTGCGCGGGCTGGTGTTCGCCGCTGCGATGGTCGTCGTCCGCTTGCTTCAAGGGGCGCTGATCAACGCGTTTCCCACGCAGGCGGGGTTGATCAGCATCGTGCTGGTGCTTTTGTTGTTGATCGCCGCTCTGCTTTGGGGGCTGCGGGACGGTCGCGCCGACGCTTCAGCGGAGCCTGACCCGGACCGCCGCCAGGATCTGGCGATGACGTGGCTGCTGGCCGGCCTGACCGCCGGGATCGTCAGCGGTGCGGTGGTGTTTGTGATCTCGCTTCTCTACAAGGGCCTCTATGCCGGGGGGCTGCTCAACGAGCTGACGACGTTCGCCGCGTTCACCGCGCTGTTGGTGTTCCTGCCGGCAATGGCCGGGGTGGCCGCTGGCCGCTGGCTCATCGACCGCCACGCTCCTCCGCCGCCGAAACATGAGCACCGTGAGGATGACACCGATGTGTTCGACGCGGTCCACGAGGACGAGACCCCGACCGAGGGGATGGCCACGGCCAAGGGCCATGACCAAGAGCAGACCGCTGGGGGCAGGACCGAAGAGCGGCCCTCGTCGGTGGCCACAGCCGAAGGCGAAGAACCCACCCGAGCCGAGCCGACCCAATCCGATGCCGAGCAGACCAGGCGCGCCCCTAGGTCCGGAGACGATCAGCGGTAA
- the aroB gene encoding 3-dehydroquinate synthase, with protein MTGFAPVTVHVAVDPPYPVIIGTGLLGELTKLLADRHRVAILHQPVLAETAESIRKGLAGKGIDAHRIEIPDAEAGKDLPVVGFIWEVLGRIGIDRKDALVSLGGGAATDVAGFAAATWLRGVSIAHVPTTLLGMVDAAIGGKTGINTDAGKNLVGAFHQPIAVLVDLDTLKTLPRNELVAGMAEVVKAGFIADPVILDLIEADPQAAIDPAGDVLPELIRRAVTVKAEVVAADEKESQLREILNYGHTLGHAIERREHYQWRHGAAVSVGLVFAAELGRLTGRLDDATADRHRAILTSLALPVSYEADALPELLQIMAADKKTRAGVLRFVVLDGLAKPGRLEGPDPSLLAAAYAEVSAR; from the coding sequence ATGACAGGTTTCGCTCCGGTCACCGTGCACGTGGCCGTCGACCCGCCCTACCCGGTGATCATCGGCACCGGGCTGCTGGGCGAGCTCACCAAGCTGCTGGCCGATCGGCACCGCGTCGCGATCCTGCACCAGCCCGTGCTCGCGGAAACTGCCGAGTCGATCCGAAAAGGCCTGGCGGGCAAGGGCATCGACGCTCACCGTATCGAGATTCCCGACGCCGAGGCCGGCAAAGACCTACCCGTCGTCGGATTTATCTGGGAAGTGTTGGGCCGCATCGGAATTGACCGCAAGGACGCGCTGGTCAGCCTCGGCGGGGGAGCCGCAACCGATGTCGCCGGCTTCGCTGCGGCCACGTGGCTGCGTGGGGTGTCGATCGCGCACGTGCCGACCACCCTGCTGGGCATGGTCGACGCCGCCATCGGCGGCAAGACCGGCATCAACACCGACGCGGGCAAGAACCTGGTCGGCGCGTTTCACCAGCCGATCGCCGTACTGGTCGACCTGGATACGTTGAAAACCTTGCCGCGCAACGAACTTGTCGCCGGCATGGCCGAAGTGGTGAAGGCCGGTTTCATCGCCGACCCGGTGATCCTGGACCTGATCGAAGCCGACCCGCAGGCCGCAATAGATCCCGCCGGTGACGTGCTGCCCGAGTTGATCCGGCGCGCGGTCACTGTCAAGGCCGAGGTCGTCGCCGCTGACGAGAAGGAATCGCAGCTGCGCGAAATCCTCAATTACGGCCACACACTGGGGCATGCGATCGAGCGGCGCGAGCACTACCAGTGGCGCCACGGCGCCGCGGTGTCGGTGGGTTTGGTGTTCGCCGCGGAACTGGGTCGGCTGACGGGGCGTCTCGACGACGCGACCGCCGACCGGCACCGGGCCATCCTGACGTCGCTGGCTCTGCCGGTCAGCTACGAGGCCGACGCATTGCCCGAACTGCTGCAGATCATGGCCGCCGACAAGAAGACCCGCGCCGGGGTGTTGCGTTTCGTGGTGCTCGATGGGCTGGCCAAACCCGGCCGGCTCGAAGGCCCCGACCCATCGCTGTTGGCAGCGGCCTACGCGGAGGTGAGTGCCCGGTGA
- the aroQ gene encoding type II 3-dehydroquinate dehydratase, with protein sequence MNVNVINGPNLGRLGQREPEVYGAATHDELSALIEQEAADLGLKAIVRQSDSEAQLLEWIHQAADAQEPVILNAGGLTHTSVALRDACAELRAPLIEVHISNVHAREEFRRHSYLSPVATGVIVGLGLQGYVLALRYLASVYR encoded by the coding sequence GTGAACGTCAACGTCATCAACGGGCCCAACCTGGGCCGGCTCGGGCAGCGCGAGCCCGAGGTCTATGGCGCCGCCACCCACGACGAGCTGAGCGCGCTGATCGAGCAGGAGGCCGCCGACCTCGGACTGAAAGCTATTGTGCGCCAAAGCGACAGCGAAGCTCAACTGTTGGAGTGGATACATCAGGCCGCCGACGCGCAAGAACCAGTGATCCTCAACGCCGGAGGGCTGACCCACACGTCGGTGGCGCTGCGCGACGCATGCGCCGAACTGAGGGCACCACTGATCGAGGTGCACATCTCGAATGTGCATGCCCGCGAGGAGTTTCGGCGGCACTCCTACCTGAGCCCGGTCGCCACCGGGGTCATCGTCGGGCTCGGCCTACAGGGCTATGTGCTCGCGCTGCGTTACCTGGCCAGCGTTTACCGCTGA